The nucleotide window TGTTGACCCCACTAAGTCTTGCCATCTTCCCTCAAGCCTGCTGAGGTGTTGCCCAGTTTCCTCCTGAAAAACGCGCCGAGTGCGATTGATGTCTGTGACTTGTTCTTTAAGGGTAGCGAGAGTTGCTTGGAGTTCCGTTAATTGAGAGTTAAGCTGGTAATTGCGAACAAGCCAAGCATTGGGACCGTATGAAGAAAGTATCGATGTGTTCTCCAGCCTGCACAAGCTGTTTAGCCAAAGATTTGTTTTCCGGAAATGAACCAAAAGTAGATACCTCAAACCCATGTAGCCTTCTCCTATTCTGCCCTGCTTCTCCGCTgcctcaagctcttcctGGGTCGCATTAGTTTCAACAATGGGAGGTTGGTATTTGGAGGGGTCAATCCCCCTAATTGGCTTGTTGGGATAGTCTGTGAGGAGTTCCGCCAAATGTGCCGACCGCTGAGAGTATGTCAGATATTGATTCCGATTTGTCAAGATGAATTGCTCACAGGAAAGACATCAACGGACGTCGCCAACCTGTGGTCATCCTCTGCAATTTGAGGAGTATGACGCAGCTCCGCCTCTACGAGAGCCTGGGCAGCGGCCTTGTTAACTAAATACAGAATATAAGCTTCCGGCCGTGTGACAAGATAGATAGACTTACTTGGATCTTCCACTTGTTTGTCGACGTAGGGCAAGGCGTCTAAATAGGATATGGATGACATGATGCTGTTGGTGACAGTGTCGTTACAACCGCGGTGGGATGATATTTGGTATGTGCTACGGTTATATGGATCCACTCTTAAATATTTAGTGgtcaagaaaaagaagtcTTACGAAGAACAGTCGAATGAAGGCCATCCATAATAGTAATAATAACcaatggaagatgggaagcTGGATAATAGAGAGAGCGGGATCAAACTTTACGGAAGCAGAAGGCGGATAGGGCCGCTCTATTCTCATAATTAATAAATTGGTGATAAATAATCATCGTCGTACGGTGATTAACAAGTGGGGTTTAGTAGACCTCAGTTACATAATATTGCATTATGGTTAGTTTGGAACTCCTACAGAGCATCGCTGCATGACAGCAGCTAAAACCAGTTCTACGTCGTCTCTAGCTGGAATTCCTTGTTAACGAACCTTCCTATTATCCTCGACATCCCGAGTTGGGGTTCAAACGTACTCCATATTTCACTTCATACTTAGCCCAATTGTATCACTGCCACATCATAACCATGGGTAGTATGGAACCCATTCTGGGGGAGAGCAAGCGAAGAGTTGTGAGTACATCCACGGGCTCGCAGTACTGCTTGGCACTTCAC belongs to Cryptococcus neoformans var. grubii H99 chromosome 7, complete sequence and includes:
- a CDS encoding pre-mRNA-splicing factor SPF27, coding for MSSISYLDALPYVDKQVEDPINKAAAQALVEAELRHTPQIAEDDHRLATSVDVFPRSAHLAELLTDYPNKPIRGIDPSKYQPPIVETNATQEELEAAEKQGRIGEGYMGLRLENTSILSSYGPNAWLVRNYQLNSQLTELQATLATLKEQVTDINRTRRVFQEETGQHLSRLEGRWQDLVGSTVQLELACTAMEGEVKGLEAKKNILKDEITELEAEY